A single Capricornis sumatraensis isolate serow.1 chromosome 20, serow.2, whole genome shotgun sequence DNA region contains:
- the SLC9A5 gene encoding sodium/hydrogen exchanger 5 isoform X1 has product MLRAALPLLGLPLAGAGTTEEPTQEPGSPGEPPPGLALFRWQWHEVEAPYLVALWILVASLAKIVFHLSRKVTSLVPESCLLILLGLALGGIVLAVAKKAEYQLEPGTFFLFLLPPIVLDSGYFMPSRLFFDNLGAILTYAVVGTLWNAFTTGAALWGLQQAGLVAPRVQAGLLDFLLFGSLISAVDPVAVLAVFEEVHVNETLFIIVFGESLLNDAVTVVLYKVCNSFVEMGSANVRATDYLKGVASLFVVSLGGAAVGLVFAFLLALTTRFTKRVRIIEPLLVFLLAYAAYLTAEMASLSAILAVTMCGLGCKKYVEANISHKSRTAVKYTMKTLASCAETVIFMLLGISAVDSSKWAWDSGLVLGTLFFILFFRALGVVLQTWVLNQFRLVPLDKIDQVVMSYGGLRGAVAFALVILLDRTKVPAKDYFVATTIVVVFFTVIVQGLTIKPLVKWLKVKRSEHHKPTLNQELHEHTFDHILAAVEDVVGHHGYHYWRDRWEQFDKKYLSQLLMRRSAYRIRDQIWDVYYRLNIRDAISFVDQGGHVLSSSGLTLPSMPSRNSVAETSVTNLLRESGSGACLDLQVIDTVRSGRDREDTAMHHLLCGGLYKPRRRYKASCSRHFISEDAQERQDKEVFQQNMKRRLESFKSTKHNICFTKSKPRPRKAGRKKKDGVANTEATNGKPPRDLGFHDTAAVILTVESEEEEDSDSSETEKEDDEGIIFVARATSEVLQEGKVSGSLEVCPSPRIIPPSPTCAEKELPWKSGQGDLAVYVSSETTKIVPVDMQTGWNQSISSLESLASPPCTQAPTMTRLPPRPRAAEEPQAPLKLPLSSDPHSCFAFPPSLAKAGRSRSESSADIPRQQELQPLMGHEDHTHLSPGTANSHWCIHFNKGGRL; this is encoded by the exons ATGCTGCGCGCCGCACTGCCGCTGCTCGGGCTGCCCCTGGCGGGGGCAGGAACAACCGAAGAGCCCACCCAGGAGCCAGGGTCGCCGGGTGAGCCTCCCCCAGGGTTGGCGCTCTTCCGCTGGCAGTGGCACGAGGTGGAGGCGCCCTACTTGGTAGCCCTCTGGATCCTGGTGGCCAGCCTGGCTAAAATCG TGTTTCACTTGTCTCGGAAGGTGACGTCTCTGGTCCCCGAGAGCTGTCTGCTGATTTTGCTGGGACTGGCACTGGGGGGCATTGTCTTGGCTGTGGCCAAGAAAGCGGAGTACCAGCTGGAGCCAGgcaccttcttcctcttcttgttGCCTCCCATTGTGCTGGACTCAGGCTATTTCATGCCCAGCCGGCTGTTCTTTGACAATTTGGGTGCCATCCTCACCTATGCTGTGGTGGGCACACTCTGGAATGCCTTCACAACAGGTGCTGCCCTCTGGGGCCTGCAGCAGGCTGGACTTGTGG CCCCCAGAGTGCAGGCTGGCTTGCTGGACTTCCTGCTGTTCGGGAGCCTCATCTCAGCAGTGGATCCTGTGGCTGTGCTGGCTGTCTTTGAGGAGGTGCACGTCAACGAGACCCTCTTTATCATCGTCTTTGGCGAGTCCCTGCTCAACGATGCAGTCACCGTG GTGCTGTACAAGGTCTGCAACTCTTTTGTGGAGATGGGCTCTGCCAACGTGCGGGCCACTGACTACCTGAAGGGAGTCG cctccttgTTTGTGGTCAGTCTGGGCGGGGCAGCCGTGGGCTTAGTCTTTGCCTTCCTCCTGGCCCTGACCACACGCTTCACCAAGCGGGTCCGCATCATCGAGCCGCTGCTGGTCTTCCTCCTCGCCTATGCAGCCTACCTTACCGCTGAAATGGCCTCGCTCTCTGCCATTCTTGC GGTGACTATGTGTGGCCTGGGCTGTAAGAAGTATGTGGAGGCCAACATCTCCCATAAGTCCCGCACAGCTGTCAAGTACACCATGAAGACTCTAGCCAGCTGCGCAGAGACCGTCATCTTCATGCTGCTTGGCATCTCGGCCGTGGACTCTTCCAAGTGGGCCTGGGACTCTGGGCTGGTGCTGGGCACCCTCTTCTTCATCCTGTTCTTCCGAGCCCTCG GCGTAGTCCTGCAGACGTGGGTGCTGAATCAGTTCCGGCTGGTCCCTCTGGACAAGATTGACCAGGTGGTGATGTCCTATGGGGGCCTGCGGGGGGCTGTGGCCTTCGCTCTCGTCATCCTCCTGGACAGGACCAAGGTCCCTGCCAAGGACTACTTTGTAGCCACCACGATTGTGGTGGTCTTCTTCACAGTCATTGTGCAG GGCCTGACCATCAAGCCACTGGTCAAGTGGCTGAAGGTGAAGAGGAGTGAGCATCACAAACCCACCCTGAACCAGGAGCTGCATGAGCAC ACTTTTGACCACATTCTGGCTGCAGTGGAGGACGTTGTGGGGCACCATGGCTATCACTACTGGAGGGACAG GTGGGAGCAGTTTGATAAGAAGTACCTGAGTCAACTGTTGATGCGGCGCTCAGCCTACCGCATCCGGGACCAGATCTGGGATGTGTATTACAGACTCAACATCCGGGACGCCATCAGCTTTGTGGATCAG GGAGGCCACGTCTTGTCCTCCTCTGGGCTCACTCTGCCCTCCATGCCCAGCCGCAATTCCGTGGCAGAGACCTCCGTCACCAACCTGCT GAGGGAGAGTGGCAGTGGAGCGTGTCTGGATCTGCAGGTGATTGACACGGTGCGCAGTGGCCGGGACCGGGAGGACACGGCAATGCACCACCTGCTCTGCGGAGGCCTCTACAAGCCACGCCGCAGG TACAAAGCCAGCTGCAGCCGCCACTTCATCTCTGAGGACGCGCAGGAGCGCCAGGACAAGGAAGTCTTCCAGCAGAACATGAAGCGGCGGCTGGAGTCCTTTAAGTCCACCAAGCACAACATCTGCTTCACCAAGAGCAAGCCACGACCTCGCAAGGCTGGCCGCAAGAAG AAGGATGGCGTGGCTAACACTGAGGCTACAAACGGGAAACCTCCTCGAGACCTGGGCTTCCATGACACAG CTGCCGTGATCTTAACTGTGGagtctgaggaggaggaggacagtgACAGTtcggagacagagaaggaggatGACGAGGGGATCATCTTTGTGGCTCGGGCCACCAGTGAGGTCCTCCAAGAGGGCAAGGTCTCAG GGAGTCTTGAGGTGTGCCCCAGCCCACGCATCATCCCCCCATCCCCAACCTGTGCGGAGAAGGAGCTGCCCTGGAAGAGTGGGCAGGGGGACCTGGCCGTCTATGTGTCCTCAGAAACCACCAAGATTGTGCCCGTGGACATGCAGACAGGCTGGAACCAGAGCATCTCGTCCCTGGAGAGCTTGGCATCCCCACCGTGTACTCAGGCCCCAACCATGACCCGCCTGCCTCCCCGCCCACGGGCCGCGGAAGAGCCCCAGGCCCCTCTCAAGCTGCCCCTCTCCTCTGATCCTCACTCTTGCTTTGCTTTCCCCCCGAGCCTGGCCAAGGCGGGCCGTTCTCGCAGTGAGAGCAGCGCTGACATCCCCCGGCAGCAGGAGCTGCAGCCCCTCATGGGACACGAGGACCACACCCATCTCAGCCCAGGCACCGCCAACTCCCACTGGTGCATCCACTTCAACAAAGGTGGCCGGCTGTAG
- the SLC9A5 gene encoding sodium/hydrogen exchanger 5 isoform X2, whose amino-acid sequence MLRAALPLLGLPLAGAGTTEEPTQEPGSPGEPPPGLALFRWQWHEVEAPYLVALWILVASLAKIVFHLSRKVTSLVPESCLLILLGLALGGIVLAVAKKAEYQLEPGTFFLFLLPPIVLDSGYFMPSRLFFDNLGAILTYAVVGTLWNAFTTGAALWGLQQAGLVAPRVQAGLLDFLLFGSLISAVDPVAVLAVFEEVHVNETLFIIVFGESLLNDAVTVVLYKVCNSFVEMGSANVRATDYLKGVASLFVVSLGGAAVGLVFAFLLALTTRFTKRVRIIEPLLVFLLAYAAYLTAEMASLSAILAVTMCGLGCKKYVEANISHKSRTAVKYTMKTLASCAETVIFMLLGISAVDSSKWAWDSGLVLGTLFFILFFRALGVVLQTWVLNQFRLVPLDKIDQVVMSYGGLRGAVAFALVILLDRTKVPAKDYFVATTIVVVFFTVIVQGLTIKPLVKWLKVKRSEHHKPTLNQELHEHTFDHILAAVEDVVGHHGYHYWRDRWEQFDKKYLSQLLMRRSAYRIRDQIWDVYYRLNIRDAISFVDQGGHVLSSSGLTLPSMPSRNSVAETSVTNLLRESGSGACLDLQVIDTVRSGRDREDTAMHHLLCGGLYKPRRRYKASCSRHFISEDAQERQDKEVFQQNMKRRLESFKSTKHNICFTKSKPRPRKAGRKKDGVANTEATNGKPPRDLGFHDTAAVILTVESEEEEDSDSSETEKEDDEGIIFVARATSEVLQEGKVSGSLEVCPSPRIIPPSPTCAEKELPWKSGQGDLAVYVSSETTKIVPVDMQTGWNQSISSLESLASPPCTQAPTMTRLPPRPRAAEEPQAPLKLPLSSDPHSCFAFPPSLAKAGRSRSESSADIPRQQELQPLMGHEDHTHLSPGTANSHWCIHFNKGGRL is encoded by the exons ATGCTGCGCGCCGCACTGCCGCTGCTCGGGCTGCCCCTGGCGGGGGCAGGAACAACCGAAGAGCCCACCCAGGAGCCAGGGTCGCCGGGTGAGCCTCCCCCAGGGTTGGCGCTCTTCCGCTGGCAGTGGCACGAGGTGGAGGCGCCCTACTTGGTAGCCCTCTGGATCCTGGTGGCCAGCCTGGCTAAAATCG TGTTTCACTTGTCTCGGAAGGTGACGTCTCTGGTCCCCGAGAGCTGTCTGCTGATTTTGCTGGGACTGGCACTGGGGGGCATTGTCTTGGCTGTGGCCAAGAAAGCGGAGTACCAGCTGGAGCCAGgcaccttcttcctcttcttgttGCCTCCCATTGTGCTGGACTCAGGCTATTTCATGCCCAGCCGGCTGTTCTTTGACAATTTGGGTGCCATCCTCACCTATGCTGTGGTGGGCACACTCTGGAATGCCTTCACAACAGGTGCTGCCCTCTGGGGCCTGCAGCAGGCTGGACTTGTGG CCCCCAGAGTGCAGGCTGGCTTGCTGGACTTCCTGCTGTTCGGGAGCCTCATCTCAGCAGTGGATCCTGTGGCTGTGCTGGCTGTCTTTGAGGAGGTGCACGTCAACGAGACCCTCTTTATCATCGTCTTTGGCGAGTCCCTGCTCAACGATGCAGTCACCGTG GTGCTGTACAAGGTCTGCAACTCTTTTGTGGAGATGGGCTCTGCCAACGTGCGGGCCACTGACTACCTGAAGGGAGTCG cctccttgTTTGTGGTCAGTCTGGGCGGGGCAGCCGTGGGCTTAGTCTTTGCCTTCCTCCTGGCCCTGACCACACGCTTCACCAAGCGGGTCCGCATCATCGAGCCGCTGCTGGTCTTCCTCCTCGCCTATGCAGCCTACCTTACCGCTGAAATGGCCTCGCTCTCTGCCATTCTTGC GGTGACTATGTGTGGCCTGGGCTGTAAGAAGTATGTGGAGGCCAACATCTCCCATAAGTCCCGCACAGCTGTCAAGTACACCATGAAGACTCTAGCCAGCTGCGCAGAGACCGTCATCTTCATGCTGCTTGGCATCTCGGCCGTGGACTCTTCCAAGTGGGCCTGGGACTCTGGGCTGGTGCTGGGCACCCTCTTCTTCATCCTGTTCTTCCGAGCCCTCG GCGTAGTCCTGCAGACGTGGGTGCTGAATCAGTTCCGGCTGGTCCCTCTGGACAAGATTGACCAGGTGGTGATGTCCTATGGGGGCCTGCGGGGGGCTGTGGCCTTCGCTCTCGTCATCCTCCTGGACAGGACCAAGGTCCCTGCCAAGGACTACTTTGTAGCCACCACGATTGTGGTGGTCTTCTTCACAGTCATTGTGCAG GGCCTGACCATCAAGCCACTGGTCAAGTGGCTGAAGGTGAAGAGGAGTGAGCATCACAAACCCACCCTGAACCAGGAGCTGCATGAGCAC ACTTTTGACCACATTCTGGCTGCAGTGGAGGACGTTGTGGGGCACCATGGCTATCACTACTGGAGGGACAG GTGGGAGCAGTTTGATAAGAAGTACCTGAGTCAACTGTTGATGCGGCGCTCAGCCTACCGCATCCGGGACCAGATCTGGGATGTGTATTACAGACTCAACATCCGGGACGCCATCAGCTTTGTGGATCAG GGAGGCCACGTCTTGTCCTCCTCTGGGCTCACTCTGCCCTCCATGCCCAGCCGCAATTCCGTGGCAGAGACCTCCGTCACCAACCTGCT GAGGGAGAGTGGCAGTGGAGCGTGTCTGGATCTGCAGGTGATTGACACGGTGCGCAGTGGCCGGGACCGGGAGGACACGGCAATGCACCACCTGCTCTGCGGAGGCCTCTACAAGCCACGCCGCAGG TACAAAGCCAGCTGCAGCCGCCACTTCATCTCTGAGGACGCGCAGGAGCGCCAGGACAAGGAAGTCTTCCAGCAGAACATGAAGCGGCGGCTGGAGTCCTTTAAGTCCACCAAGCACAACATCTGCTTCACCAAGAGCAAGCCACGACCTCGCAAGGCTGGCCGCAAGAAG GATGGCGTGGCTAACACTGAGGCTACAAACGGGAAACCTCCTCGAGACCTGGGCTTCCATGACACAG CTGCCGTGATCTTAACTGTGGagtctgaggaggaggaggacagtgACAGTtcggagacagagaaggaggatGACGAGGGGATCATCTTTGTGGCTCGGGCCACCAGTGAGGTCCTCCAAGAGGGCAAGGTCTCAG GGAGTCTTGAGGTGTGCCCCAGCCCACGCATCATCCCCCCATCCCCAACCTGTGCGGAGAAGGAGCTGCCCTGGAAGAGTGGGCAGGGGGACCTGGCCGTCTATGTGTCCTCAGAAACCACCAAGATTGTGCCCGTGGACATGCAGACAGGCTGGAACCAGAGCATCTCGTCCCTGGAGAGCTTGGCATCCCCACCGTGTACTCAGGCCCCAACCATGACCCGCCTGCCTCCCCGCCCACGGGCCGCGGAAGAGCCCCAGGCCCCTCTCAAGCTGCCCCTCTCCTCTGATCCTCACTCTTGCTTTGCTTTCCCCCCGAGCCTGGCCAAGGCGGGCCGTTCTCGCAGTGAGAGCAGCGCTGACATCCCCCGGCAGCAGGAGCTGCAGCCCCTCATGGGACACGAGGACCACACCCATCTCAGCCCAGGCACCGCCAACTCCCACTGGTGCATCCACTTCAACAAAGGTGGCCGGCTGTAG
- the SLC9A5 gene encoding sodium/hydrogen exchanger 5 isoform X3, which yields MLRAALPLLGLPLAGAGTTEEPTQEPGSPGEPPPGLALFRWQWHEVEAPYLVALWILVASLAKIAPRVQAGLLDFLLFGSLISAVDPVAVLAVFEEVHVNETLFIIVFGESLLNDAVTVVLYKVCNSFVEMGSANVRATDYLKGVASLFVVSLGGAAVGLVFAFLLALTTRFTKRVRIIEPLLVFLLAYAAYLTAEMASLSAILAVTMCGLGCKKYVEANISHKSRTAVKYTMKTLASCAETVIFMLLGISAVDSSKWAWDSGLVLGTLFFILFFRALGVVLQTWVLNQFRLVPLDKIDQVVMSYGGLRGAVAFALVILLDRTKVPAKDYFVATTIVVVFFTVIVQGLTIKPLVKWLKVKRSEHHKPTLNQELHEHTFDHILAAVEDVVGHHGYHYWRDRWEQFDKKYLSQLLMRRSAYRIRDQIWDVYYRLNIRDAISFVDQGGHVLSSSGLTLPSMPSRNSVAETSVTNLLRESGSGACLDLQVIDTVRSGRDREDTAMHHLLCGGLYKPRRRYKASCSRHFISEDAQERQDKEVFQQNMKRRLESFKSTKHNICFTKSKPRPRKAGRKKKDGVANTEATNGKPPRDLGFHDTAAVILTVESEEEEDSDSSETEKEDDEGIIFVARATSEVLQEGKVSGSLEVCPSPRIIPPSPTCAEKELPWKSGQGDLAVYVSSETTKIVPVDMQTGWNQSISSLESLASPPCTQAPTMTRLPPRPRAAEEPQAPLKLPLSSDPHSCFAFPPSLAKAGRSRSESSADIPRQQELQPLMGHEDHTHLSPGTANSHWCIHFNKGGRL from the exons ATGCTGCGCGCCGCACTGCCGCTGCTCGGGCTGCCCCTGGCGGGGGCAGGAACAACCGAAGAGCCCACCCAGGAGCCAGGGTCGCCGGGTGAGCCTCCCCCAGGGTTGGCGCTCTTCCGCTGGCAGTGGCACGAGGTGGAGGCGCCCTACTTGGTAGCCCTCTGGATCCTGGTGGCCAGCCTGGCTAAAATCG CCCCCAGAGTGCAGGCTGGCTTGCTGGACTTCCTGCTGTTCGGGAGCCTCATCTCAGCAGTGGATCCTGTGGCTGTGCTGGCTGTCTTTGAGGAGGTGCACGTCAACGAGACCCTCTTTATCATCGTCTTTGGCGAGTCCCTGCTCAACGATGCAGTCACCGTG GTGCTGTACAAGGTCTGCAACTCTTTTGTGGAGATGGGCTCTGCCAACGTGCGGGCCACTGACTACCTGAAGGGAGTCG cctccttgTTTGTGGTCAGTCTGGGCGGGGCAGCCGTGGGCTTAGTCTTTGCCTTCCTCCTGGCCCTGACCACACGCTTCACCAAGCGGGTCCGCATCATCGAGCCGCTGCTGGTCTTCCTCCTCGCCTATGCAGCCTACCTTACCGCTGAAATGGCCTCGCTCTCTGCCATTCTTGC GGTGACTATGTGTGGCCTGGGCTGTAAGAAGTATGTGGAGGCCAACATCTCCCATAAGTCCCGCACAGCTGTCAAGTACACCATGAAGACTCTAGCCAGCTGCGCAGAGACCGTCATCTTCATGCTGCTTGGCATCTCGGCCGTGGACTCTTCCAAGTGGGCCTGGGACTCTGGGCTGGTGCTGGGCACCCTCTTCTTCATCCTGTTCTTCCGAGCCCTCG GCGTAGTCCTGCAGACGTGGGTGCTGAATCAGTTCCGGCTGGTCCCTCTGGACAAGATTGACCAGGTGGTGATGTCCTATGGGGGCCTGCGGGGGGCTGTGGCCTTCGCTCTCGTCATCCTCCTGGACAGGACCAAGGTCCCTGCCAAGGACTACTTTGTAGCCACCACGATTGTGGTGGTCTTCTTCACAGTCATTGTGCAG GGCCTGACCATCAAGCCACTGGTCAAGTGGCTGAAGGTGAAGAGGAGTGAGCATCACAAACCCACCCTGAACCAGGAGCTGCATGAGCAC ACTTTTGACCACATTCTGGCTGCAGTGGAGGACGTTGTGGGGCACCATGGCTATCACTACTGGAGGGACAG GTGGGAGCAGTTTGATAAGAAGTACCTGAGTCAACTGTTGATGCGGCGCTCAGCCTACCGCATCCGGGACCAGATCTGGGATGTGTATTACAGACTCAACATCCGGGACGCCATCAGCTTTGTGGATCAG GGAGGCCACGTCTTGTCCTCCTCTGGGCTCACTCTGCCCTCCATGCCCAGCCGCAATTCCGTGGCAGAGACCTCCGTCACCAACCTGCT GAGGGAGAGTGGCAGTGGAGCGTGTCTGGATCTGCAGGTGATTGACACGGTGCGCAGTGGCCGGGACCGGGAGGACACGGCAATGCACCACCTGCTCTGCGGAGGCCTCTACAAGCCACGCCGCAGG TACAAAGCCAGCTGCAGCCGCCACTTCATCTCTGAGGACGCGCAGGAGCGCCAGGACAAGGAAGTCTTCCAGCAGAACATGAAGCGGCGGCTGGAGTCCTTTAAGTCCACCAAGCACAACATCTGCTTCACCAAGAGCAAGCCACGACCTCGCAAGGCTGGCCGCAAGAAG AAGGATGGCGTGGCTAACACTGAGGCTACAAACGGGAAACCTCCTCGAGACCTGGGCTTCCATGACACAG CTGCCGTGATCTTAACTGTGGagtctgaggaggaggaggacagtgACAGTtcggagacagagaaggaggatGACGAGGGGATCATCTTTGTGGCTCGGGCCACCAGTGAGGTCCTCCAAGAGGGCAAGGTCTCAG GGAGTCTTGAGGTGTGCCCCAGCCCACGCATCATCCCCCCATCCCCAACCTGTGCGGAGAAGGAGCTGCCCTGGAAGAGTGGGCAGGGGGACCTGGCCGTCTATGTGTCCTCAGAAACCACCAAGATTGTGCCCGTGGACATGCAGACAGGCTGGAACCAGAGCATCTCGTCCCTGGAGAGCTTGGCATCCCCACCGTGTACTCAGGCCCCAACCATGACCCGCCTGCCTCCCCGCCCACGGGCCGCGGAAGAGCCCCAGGCCCCTCTCAAGCTGCCCCTCTCCTCTGATCCTCACTCTTGCTTTGCTTTCCCCCCGAGCCTGGCCAAGGCGGGCCGTTCTCGCAGTGAGAGCAGCGCTGACATCCCCCGGCAGCAGGAGCTGCAGCCCCTCATGGGACACGAGGACCACACCCATCTCAGCCCAGGCACCGCCAACTCCCACTGGTGCATCCACTTCAACAAAGGTGGCCGGCTGTAG
- the SLC9A5 gene encoding sodium/hydrogen exchanger 5 isoform X4 → MLRAALPLLGLPLAGAGTTEEPTQEPGSPGEPPPGLALFRWQWHEVEAPYLVALWILVASLAKIVFHLSRKVTSLVPESCLLILLGLALGGIVLAVAKKAEYQLEPGTFFLFLLPPIVLDSGYFMPSRLFFDNLGAILTYAVVGTLWNAFTTGAALWGLQQAGLVAPRVQAGLLDFLLFGSLISAVDPVAVLAVFEEVHVNETLFIIVFGESLLNDAVTVVLYKVCNSFVEMGSANVRATDYLKGVASLFVVSLGGAAVGLVFAFLLALTTRFTKRVRIIEPLLVFLLAYAAYLTAEMASLSAILAVTMCGLGCKKYVEANISHKSRTAVKYTMKTLASCAETVIFMLLGISAVDSSKWAWDSGLVLGTLFFILFFRALGVVLQTWVLNQFRLVPLDKIDQVVMSYGGLRGAVAFALVILLDRTKVPAKDYFVATTIVVVFFTVIVQGLTIKPLVKWLKVKRSEHHKPTLNQELHEHTFDHILAAVEDVVGHHGYHYWRDRWEQFDKKYLSQLLMRRSAYRIRDQIWDVYYRLNIRDAISFVDQGGHVLSSSGLTLPSMPSRNSVAETSVTNLLRESGSGACLDLQVIDTVRSGRDREDTAMHHLLCGGLYKPRRRGVLRCAPAHASSPHPQPVRRRSCPGRVGRGTWPSMCPQKPPRLCPWTCRQAGTRASRPWRAWHPHRVLRPQP, encoded by the exons ATGCTGCGCGCCGCACTGCCGCTGCTCGGGCTGCCCCTGGCGGGGGCAGGAACAACCGAAGAGCCCACCCAGGAGCCAGGGTCGCCGGGTGAGCCTCCCCCAGGGTTGGCGCTCTTCCGCTGGCAGTGGCACGAGGTGGAGGCGCCCTACTTGGTAGCCCTCTGGATCCTGGTGGCCAGCCTGGCTAAAATCG TGTTTCACTTGTCTCGGAAGGTGACGTCTCTGGTCCCCGAGAGCTGTCTGCTGATTTTGCTGGGACTGGCACTGGGGGGCATTGTCTTGGCTGTGGCCAAGAAAGCGGAGTACCAGCTGGAGCCAGgcaccttcttcctcttcttgttGCCTCCCATTGTGCTGGACTCAGGCTATTTCATGCCCAGCCGGCTGTTCTTTGACAATTTGGGTGCCATCCTCACCTATGCTGTGGTGGGCACACTCTGGAATGCCTTCACAACAGGTGCTGCCCTCTGGGGCCTGCAGCAGGCTGGACTTGTGG CCCCCAGAGTGCAGGCTGGCTTGCTGGACTTCCTGCTGTTCGGGAGCCTCATCTCAGCAGTGGATCCTGTGGCTGTGCTGGCTGTCTTTGAGGAGGTGCACGTCAACGAGACCCTCTTTATCATCGTCTTTGGCGAGTCCCTGCTCAACGATGCAGTCACCGTG GTGCTGTACAAGGTCTGCAACTCTTTTGTGGAGATGGGCTCTGCCAACGTGCGGGCCACTGACTACCTGAAGGGAGTCG cctccttgTTTGTGGTCAGTCTGGGCGGGGCAGCCGTGGGCTTAGTCTTTGCCTTCCTCCTGGCCCTGACCACACGCTTCACCAAGCGGGTCCGCATCATCGAGCCGCTGCTGGTCTTCCTCCTCGCCTATGCAGCCTACCTTACCGCTGAAATGGCCTCGCTCTCTGCCATTCTTGC GGTGACTATGTGTGGCCTGGGCTGTAAGAAGTATGTGGAGGCCAACATCTCCCATAAGTCCCGCACAGCTGTCAAGTACACCATGAAGACTCTAGCCAGCTGCGCAGAGACCGTCATCTTCATGCTGCTTGGCATCTCGGCCGTGGACTCTTCCAAGTGGGCCTGGGACTCTGGGCTGGTGCTGGGCACCCTCTTCTTCATCCTGTTCTTCCGAGCCCTCG GCGTAGTCCTGCAGACGTGGGTGCTGAATCAGTTCCGGCTGGTCCCTCTGGACAAGATTGACCAGGTGGTGATGTCCTATGGGGGCCTGCGGGGGGCTGTGGCCTTCGCTCTCGTCATCCTCCTGGACAGGACCAAGGTCCCTGCCAAGGACTACTTTGTAGCCACCACGATTGTGGTGGTCTTCTTCACAGTCATTGTGCAG GGCCTGACCATCAAGCCACTGGTCAAGTGGCTGAAGGTGAAGAGGAGTGAGCATCACAAACCCACCCTGAACCAGGAGCTGCATGAGCAC ACTTTTGACCACATTCTGGCTGCAGTGGAGGACGTTGTGGGGCACCATGGCTATCACTACTGGAGGGACAG GTGGGAGCAGTTTGATAAGAAGTACCTGAGTCAACTGTTGATGCGGCGCTCAGCCTACCGCATCCGGGACCAGATCTGGGATGTGTATTACAGACTCAACATCCGGGACGCCATCAGCTTTGTGGATCAG GGAGGCCACGTCTTGTCCTCCTCTGGGCTCACTCTGCCCTCCATGCCCAGCCGCAATTCCGTGGCAGAGACCTCCGTCACCAACCTGCT GAGGGAGAGTGGCAGTGGAGCGTGTCTGGATCTGCAGGTGATTGACACGGTGCGCAGTGGCCGGGACCGGGAGGACACGGCAATGCACCACCTGCTCTGCGGAGGCCTCTACAAGCCACGCCGCAGG GGAGTCTTGAGGTGTGCCCCAGCCCACGCATCATCCCCCCATCCCCAACCTGTGCGGAGAAGGAGCTGCCCTGGAAGAGTGGGCAGGGGGACCTGGCCGTCTATGTGTCCTCAGAAACCACCAAGATTGTGCCCGTGGACATGCAGACAGGCTGGAACCAGAGCATCTCGTCCCTGGAGAGCTTGGCATCCCCACCGTGTACTCAGGCCCCAACCATGA